The Ipomoea triloba cultivar NCNSP0323 chromosome 13, ASM357664v1 genomic interval GTCTATTGAGGAGTGAATTATTGGTTGTGTACtgcatttattatgtttaaaaaaatttaagaaattaaatatttattagaatattaattttgttttaaaaaatatagtaaaagAATATACTTACATTTATAAAAAGTGGAGCATGTGGATCTATATGAGTCGTTGCTCTAGAGTTCTTTAAAGGACATAATCCATGAATTGTGAAATGTTGTCGTACTGTATGATGGTTGCGCCGTCTTGGACCTAAAACATAACAATAACCCGGGACCACATTAGGACTAGTACAAATTCATCCCACGTAAAATGTTGAGAAGTGTTGTACAAAATTATTTGGGAAGAGTTGTAGATTGGAGATTCTTGGGAATTGAAGTGTTTTGTGGCAATGTAGAGTCATGCATGGGGATTCGTTGGGAAGAAGTTTCtttaaagaagaagagaagaagatgaaTATACTTTAATTCTTTGTcgacaaattttaaaaataatgaatttgagatgtttaAACAGGAAATTCATACCTTCCCGACCTCCCTATTAAATAGGTGGTGAGACCTGATAATGTGGATGGGTTGTGATGACGTATTCCCTTACGTTTTGAATGCAACTTAGCTGTAGTTTCACCATTTTACCTGGATAAAATTGTGATGCAGATTCAAAAATTAAGTTTCTTTCAATTAGGACCGGCTGAAAATGATGTTGCCATGATATCtgttggaaaatttgataataatattgaattttaagtgactattttgtggtataaaataTGAGAACTTCACTTCCGATGTAATCGGATAAATGTGAATTCAATTTCTTCTATTTAGTagaagaaattaatattttgtacacataaagtagaaaataggtggatgagaaattgattctcaaaatataCATATTAGATCACTTTAAAAAtgctttattataataatattttattattattattattatttttgtggaTTTTGGGAGTTGTGATGTTGGAAGAAATGCCTTTGTCTCCCACGCCGTTCACCCACTCCAAAGCCACTctcttttgttgttttattgtaaaaataaaaccaCTTGTACTCCCACTTCTAGATGTTGCTTTGCATAGTACATAAAGGaatttcttcctttatttactcCTAGGAAGGATAAAAAGCTTAGGACTTTTGTCTATTGCTTTTTGACTTGTTATGGGTTAGCAAAATACCCTTAACTTGTGAAGTATTTAAAATGCCTCTAGTTGGCCATCCGGAGAGATGCAAGCAACACGGTACActtttcctttctctctcttggCTATTATCAGAGTGTTCATCtgatttctttcttcttgaaATAGGCCGTGTGCgaaaggaaaatatataaaagagtagCCATTCTACTTCTTCTTGAGATTATCCTATGTGTTCAATCCTTCTTCTAGTTCGCCGAAAATAATATAGGTTGAGTGCTCAACTATATTATTGTGATCCATTTTATCCTGAGAGACCGacactacaacgctcctagcaccatgggaggtagcgaatcggttttaaggaaagtgtgttATACACAACTTGGATTTTTCCGTTActgtttccatttccatttaCGTACTGTTAATTTCAGATTTCTTATTTATATTCggaatatattgttattttcgAATTATTTCTTGCCAATTTATgttctgttattattattgatgtacatGTTTATTGTACAATATTCTCCTACTATATTTCTGTCTCGATGTATTACTAGAAGATGATCCGGCCAAAGACCTTTCCTTTTTTGGTTTTTCCCCCTAAAAATATCAACTGTCATGTGTGTCTTCATGGTGATTATAGCGTAAACTGcttaataaaaagtatataataataataattattattattattattattatttgtcctCGTCGTCAAAtaattcctattttattttatcttcctTGTCTAATTATCGAATTGAATCTTAGCTTTTTTGAAGTGTATGCGTAATGTAAAAGAATTACTGCAACTATCAGCACATCTCCATTgatgcatatatgcatgttCATTAATTTACTAAAGAAATATATTTAGTATGTAACAAACTTCTTTTAACTTTTTCAGTCATTTGGTTTATTTTGGATGCCCAAAAAGTTTCGTTACTGTCCATTTGGCTATTTGCTACCCCTCCCCTCTCTCTGTCCGATTGGTTAGCATCACTCATTATTGTCATCTTCATAATATCTAATACAGTTTGGTTCTTGGCAAAGGAGACTTTTATGTTTGTGGTTTTACTTCATTTTCATATTACTTCAAGTGTTAGTggtttacaattaaaattttttagagtCTCACCCAAAGTGTGTGGACTTTGTTTTCTAGTGAATAAGTAGTTGTGTAACATATTACATACAACCTTAATTAGTAATTTGGCTATTAATTATAAACTAAGAGTATGGAGTGTGAAATAGAATGTgctatttaaattgattttacaTCGTTTTTAGACCATAATCGGCTATTTATTGTTCATGCAaagaaaataatacttttaaggttAAATAGTGTAATACACAGGATCGGACCGAGGTTTACCTATACACACCATCGAGTGGTGACTgtgaattttcttttatttatatatatcatcatatgGTTTGAAAATTTTTCTCTCTTCCTACTTCGTACATATATAATTGTCTCCCACTTTCATCCTCCCCTCAAAAGAGTTAGCCAAATCCTCATCAAACAATCCTAGCTTGACCATCATCGTTTAGGgccatttaaaaattttttaaatcaaattttattgCATGTGGCGATAAGCCATATATGCACggtaaaaaattttattaaaaaatattctacAAATAAAGTAAAGCCGAAGGTGTGTAGCATAATCACCGCTACAAAAAATGATGAGAGAGATCACCCATTTTAAGTTAagattattaggactctacataatagagtcatactataagtctcagtcctagtttacttatgattctcagtcctagtttacttatgattctcttgtatatatactcttgtattcctacagttatattttgtgaactctaatacaaacataattgttctcatcaagATTACTAACggtaatacatataatataaatgattggcagagaaaaaaaaaaaagattaaggGGTGTTTATCAAATAGCTACTAGCTCATTGGGTTAGTGGTTTAATTAGGTGAtaacattagtttttttttttaaatcataacGGGAGGGGGGGACCCCTGGGGAGTTAACTATTGTGTTCCTCCACCACTCTACGAGCTCTAGTGACGTAAGCCAAATCCTCAATGTACGCGTCTTCGCTCACGATTGGACACTCCTTGAATACCTCTATTTCACCTCCTTGGAACGCTCCAAATGATGCAAGACCATCTGCTACCCTGTTCTGTTCTCGGTAAATCGTCCGGAGAGAAACTTTCCATTCCTTGTTGACCCACCATTTGATTTCGTCCATGCATTGTCTCATTGGTCCACGTCCTGGTATGTCCTCCTGGAGCCACTGCAGTACTTCCTTCGCGTCAGATTGCACTTCCACATCACGGATTCCTTCGTACCACACCCAACGTAGGCCCTCGGCGATTGCTTTCGCTTCAATCAGCGCCGAATCGCCATATGGTACTCTGCCCGATCTACCTTCAATCCACTCTCCCTTCTTGTTGCGGATTATAGCGCCCCACCCAGCTTTGTCGATTCCAGGTTTCGCGCTACCATCCACATTAAGCGTGAATTGATGATCCTTGGATGCGCTCCAGCGAATCCTACGGGCAGTGTGCTGCATTACTTTTGCCTTGTTACCGTTGTGGCATGCGAACGCACGATCAATCTCTTCTCTTGCATCCTTGATCCAGTTGATCTTATTCTGGGCAGTCATCTCTCTTTCATTAAACATTTTATCGCATCGCCATTTCCAGAGCCACCAAGCAATTATGGCAAATTGACGAGGCCATTCTTCATCGTCACCCGCactcttctttttgtttatgtTCTCAATAAACCAGTTACGGAGGGTGAGGTGTcgccatcttcttcttctgtcAGCAGGTACGAAGGTCTCCCAAATCTCCTGCGCTTTGATGCATCCTCTGAGAATATGGTCGGTTGACTCCATCACCCCAGCGCACACACCACAGCTGTCCTCCAGGGTGAAGCCTCTTCTTTTCCGTTCAGCATTCCCCATTATCCGGTCATGGATTGCGGTCCATAGGAATGTCTTATACTTGTTTGGGATTTTCAGCTTCCATAAATTACTCCAAACCCTATCCTGCACGTTAACCGGATAATCATGAGCTAAGGAGTAAGCAGATGTAACAGAAAACTTACCATTCGCTTCTTTGATCTCCGGTGTTAACTACTGCAACAGCTCCCATTTCCAGCCCCTTGAGGCCTCCCAGTAGTCGCAAACCCTATCGTCATTGAATGATCTTTCCTCCTGGTTCGGCACCACTGTTGTTAGTGGCGTTTCAAGCAGCCAGGTGTCATTCCAGAACCGAGTTTCTTTCCCATTCCTCACAAGATTTATGACTCCCTTTTGGGTGATGTCCTTTGCCGCTACAATGCCTCGCCATGCATTCGAGCAGTTTGATTTAGCACAAATCACTTCCCATCCTGTCTTATCATGAGCATACTtctcatttaaaattttaacccaGAGGCTCTCCTTATTCGTTCGAAGATGCCACCCGAGTTTTGCCATAAAAGCTAGGTTCATGTCTTTTGCCGACCTGATACCCAAACCTCCATTATGCTTAGGCTTTGTGACTTCCTCCCAGCATACGAGATGACACTTCTGAGCTTCGGGGGTGCCTCCCCAAATGAACCGACGAATTCTTTTGTCAATCGCCTCCCAAACCCCAGCTGGCATGAAAATAGTTTGCATGCCGTAATACGGGATTGATTGGAGAACAGACTGAGCCAGAACTTGTCTACCCGCTAGCGTCAGGAACTTAGTCTTCCATCCGTTTAATCTGTCATCAATCTTGTCCAGTAACGGGGAGAAGATGTTATTAGTGACTCTACCATGGAATGTGGGAACCCCAAGGTATTTCCCGAGGTTAGTTGTCTCGGGAATGCCAGCAATTGTGATGATTCTTCTAGCTTCTTCGTTATTCacattttttgaaaagaaaatctgAGACTTGCTCAAACTGACTTTTTGACCTGAGGCTCTGCTGAATGTATCGAGGCACTGTGATATAACAGCTATTTGTTCCTGCGAGGCTTCAGCAAACAATACAAGATCATCAGCAAAAAATAAGTGGGTGAGGACAGGGCCATACCTTGAGAGCCGGATGCCTTTCCATATCCCTTGTTCCACTTTCTCATTGATAATGTGACTCAACCGCTCCATGCACAGCACGAACAAGTACGGAGATATGGAATCTCCTTGTCGGATGCCCCTGGACGGGTTAATTTGTTCAAGCTGATCGCCATTCCATAAGATTTTCAGTCTAGTGGACTCCACGCAGGCCATAATGTTTCTAATCCACTCGCTATTCATGCCTACATCCTTAAGGGTATCCCGGATAAAATCCCAGTTTAGCCTGTCGTAGGCTTTTTCGAGGTCAATCTTGAGAAGCATGAGACCTTTCTTTCCCTGTTTATTCCGCATAGAGTGAATAACTTCTTGATAGATCAAAATATTATCGGTAATCTGCCTACCTGGGACGAAACTGCTCTGTTGTTGCCCAATAAGCTTCTTCAAGATGGGTTTAATCCGGTTGGTCATCACCTTTGtgataattttgtaaattacATTACAAAGGCTAATCGGTCTGTATTGGCTGGCATTAGTAGGACAACTATTCTTAGGAATGAGAGCAATTAAAGTGTCATTCATTCCCTCTTCTAGCTGCCCCGAATTCCAAAACAGCATGATCTGTTTAAAAACTGATTCACTCACTTCCTGCCAAGCTGCTTGATAAAAGGAAGCATGGTAACCATCTGGGCCTGGGGCTTTTAAAGGTTTCATCTCGAAGAGTGCAGCTTTAACCTCTTCCTTAGTGATTGTAGCATTAAAGCAGTTCCAATCTGCCTCCACCAAGTTCGGGAACCTGCCCTTCGGCATGCAATTGATATCGGCCTCCGTATCCTTGGTAAAGAGTCCAGCGAAATAGTCTTGAACTGCCTTTTCCACTTGTTTCTCATCAGTCACAGTATTCCCTTCATCATCTAGGAAGTTATAACGTCCTGTCTTAGCCTTCTTGCTCTTGGTAGCAGCGTGGTAGAATTTGGTGTTGCGGTCACCCGACGCAATCCATTCCTCTCTCGCTTGTTGGAACCAAAGGATTTCCTCCTGTTGCAACGTGTCCTCTAgctctttctttattttcctttccAGCTTGAGCAGTCCTGCATGGCGTGCATGATCCATTTGTACTTGTATCCCTTCGAGCCTTCGTAGCAGTTTATTCTTCCTATGGTGAATATTTCCAAAAACCTCTTTATTCCACTCACCTAATTTCAAAGCCATTCTATCTTTATTCTGCCACACTGTATTCTCCTTATTCCAATGTTGTCTAATGAACTCAGTGAACAGGTGATGGCCAGTCCACGCCCCTTGGAAAATGaagcttttatttcttttctgaACATGAGAGTCCATATCAATGAGTAGCGGGCAGTGATCGGATCCAAGAGCTGGGAGGTGAAtcacttttgtttctttcatgAAGTCCATCCAATCCATGGAGCAAAGAGCCCGATCAAGTCTGGCAgctttaaaattttcttcttcctttcccCGCTTCCAAGTAAACTTCTGCCCTGAGTACCCGAGGTCGACAAGCGCTTCTTTGAAAATCCAATTTTTAAAATCGCCATTTCTGTGATGCCCCGGGTTATGAGGATTTGAACATTCCTCATTACTAACAATAGCATTGAAGTCCCCCGCAATAAGCCACGGATGGTTCACCTGCACCTTATCTCTGCTTAAAGAATTCCAGAGGCGCCGGCGGAGGTGTATAGAGGGGCTGCCGTAGACCACCGAAAAATTCCACATTCTTCCTGATGACTCCCTTACTGTCAAATGAACATATTGAGGATGGGAACTCATGACATCAACTGACTCGACCTTCGACCAAAGAATCCAGATGCCCCCGCTAAAGCCCAGGGCTTCGACTCGCACCCACTTCTCAAAACCAAGTTTGTTACAGATGGAGTCGGCATTGCTCCCCGAAGTTTTGGTTTCCACTAAGCAGAAAATGTTCAGGCGGTGTTTGCTCCTAAGCCATTTTGCAGCTCTAAGAAAACTCTTAGACGCTGCTCCTTGACAGTTCCAGATGATAGTCTTCAtggaaaacaaacaaaagaaaacgaaacaaaaggaaaaaccCATAGAAAAAACACGCAAACAAAAGAACACAAGCAAAGGGAGGAAAACCTCACAACTCCATCTCCATGGCATCGACGCCAGTCTCCTCAGGAATCCCCTGGTCCACGGGAATGCTCGTCATCTCTGGTCTATCAGGTAGCTCATTACACGGGGGGTCACCATGGTGTTCGGTGAGCAGCTCCAACCCATCCATGCCATCTGCGTGATCCTCGTGTTCTGTTTCAGAAACTTGGGTGGATTTGGCCCCGCTCTTGTCTCCTGTGACTAAGGTGTGCTCTGTTGCAGCTCCAGCCTGATTGCTTTGTGTCCCCTGGGTTTTCTTGTGACTGTTACGCCTTGTACTGGTCTCCCCTGCTTCATGTTGAGTTCTATGCATGCCATGCATGTTGTTACCCATTATTTGTTTCTCTGAGATTTGGGTCGTTGGCCTTTTTCCTTTCGCTTGGGCCGCTCGTTTGGTTCCCTGGTTCTGGCTCTGTTTCGCACTTTGTTCTCGACTGTTACCCTCCGTGACTTGCTCTTCATCCTCATTTATATTCTCTGCAAGGGAAGCAAATCTTGACCCCTGGTGTGCGCTgctattttttccttttgtgttCGCATGTTGATCAATCTTCCCGTTATCTTTCCCTCCTTGATTCCCGTTCCCTTGATTCCTGGAATAATTCCTCTTTGGCTTTGTAGCTACCATCCATGATCCATAGTCTTCCGTAATTTCTGGTCTAAATAAGGTAGTTTCCCTATAAGTTTTCCTTCTATCATTTCCTTGGCTGTTGCCGGCGCCGGCATCATTTTCCGGTGACTCACTGCCATCCATGTTATCACTCAGTGTAGTAACTTCCTTTCTGTTTAAACTACACGCTTCGGCATTATGCCCGTAAGTACCACACTTAAAACATATGAGATGTAATCCTTCGTACACAATTGGTCTTACCCTGTTTCTCAGTGTGAATTTAGCCAAGAGTGGCTTTGTGATATCAACCTCCACGCACACTCGTGCAAAACTAGCCCTCGAGACCAAGCTCGTCGCAGTATCGATGTTGATCGGCCGACCAATTTTTGCCCCAACTCTCATTAGAAACTTATGATCAAAGTATTCCGCGGGTAGGCAAGGAAACCGAATCCACACAATCATACTTTCAGTTTTGTCTGTAAAGGGGTCGAAGTTAGGAACCTATTCCTTAACAATGAGGTAGTGATCTAGGACCATCCATGGTCCTCCGTACTTAGCAAATTCATAATCGTCGACCGACGCGAACTTGACCAGGAAGTAGCCATTGTCAACGGTTACCACCTCCATTCTCGCTTTCGGCCGCCATAGAGCTGTAAGTCTCCTCAGGAGGTATCCATACCCCACGTTTCTACCCATCACCTTCACGATGAGAGTTTGTTTCCATTTGCTTCGCAGCCTTACCTTTTCCTCTCTTGTGAGTCTGATGACCGGACAAGTCTTGTCCACATCGTCGTctgcttcttcttcatcatccgACACCAGATCTATTTCATTCTCCATCTGTTTTGCTCTCTGTGAACTTTCGTTTGACACAATCTGTTTGAATGAAAGCTTCTCCTTTCCAGCGCCATCATTTGACTCTCCACTTCCCGTCAGTGAAGCTTCCCCCATTGGTGACTCGGTCGTCGTTTTCGTCTTCTTCGTGGAACGTACTAGTTGATCGTTCTCTTCGCTATTGCTTTGCGCCGAGAGCGTTTCTTCAGACATCGTAAaatttgtctatattttatcaaattttactCTGTATTTTGATTTCCTTCCAAATACTTTAGCCCAAAGTAGTCCCAAACAAtagataacattagttgattgtataaacatgtttggtaaattagctgttagatgatagttgattacatgcataagggtataatttattttttcaaaaaaattgaacgaaaaaaatgttttgaacaactttttgaattcaagcgttttggagcaataaactgctacaaaaatttgattaatcaaacactcatattgattgtttaaccaagtcaaacatcGAATAATGGTCAACTAAgataaaattgactgataagctaactatgttaccaaacaaagtcaaaaaaaaaaaaaaaaaaattctatgaGCAAGCCCATCCTGCCTTTTCCTTGTCCTTTGTATTTTCGATCAAGTCGTTCTTGCCAAATTTGACTATGATGCCGGCCACGGATGTATTGGCATGCATAGAAATAGAATCATGGACAAAGATTGCTTGTTCATATATGTAAAGTGATTCagatatttttctctttatctTTCTCACCAATGCAACAAATTAAAGCCAACTAACCAAACTTTCATTAAATAGGCATGATATCTTCAACTAGGGGAAAGTTGTTTGAAGAACTACTCAGAATTGTTCTACCCATCAAATCCATTCATGACTTCACCCTAATCAATTAGGTGAAATGGTAGATTCGACAAAATTTGTTTGTTCATACCTGCAACAGATTGGAATTGGTTTTACTTCATTTTCAAATTACTGTTTGTGgttcataattaaaattttgtaaagcCTCCCCAAAATGTGTGCGgaatttagtttatatattgaataagtAGTTGTGTAGCATAATACATACAACCTTACCTTCAATTCAAATACACACATACAACAATTTAGtagtttttaatttgtaattaatttggcTATTGATTATAAATTGAGATAATAGAGTGTGAAATAGAAGGTGCTATTGGAATTGGTTTTACGTTGTTTTCAAAACGTAACCATTTATTGTTTATGCAGaagagaaaatattttaaaggtTGAATTGTATAATACATAGGAGTGAGTTGGGATTTATTCAGTATACACTTTCGTGTAGTGATTGCGAGTTTTCTTCTGGAGTGGTGCACCATGATTGCTTTGAAATTACTAtaacagggtgtttggttggagggaattacaattccttttccacgtaattcccacttaattccgaagggaactaaattccttcgtttggttggagggaattgcaattccacggaattgcaatttcctcattttcatggaattagaatctcatgcCCCTCCCCTCCTTCCCCCCCCCCCCNNNNNNNNNNNNNNNNNNNNNNNNNNNNNNNNNNNNNNNNNNNNNNNNNNNNNNNNNNNNNNNNNNNNNNNNNNNNNNNNNNNNNNNNNNNNNNNNNNNNNNNNNNNNNNNNNNNNNNNNNNNNNNNNNNNNNNNNNNNNNNNNNNNNNNNNNNNNNNNNNNNNNNNNNNNNNNNNNNNNNNNNNNNNNNNNNNNNNNNNNNNNNNNNNNNNNNNNNNNNNNNNNNNNNNNNNNNNNNNNNNNNNNNNNNNNNNNNNNNNNNNNNNNNNNNNNNNNNNNNNNNNNNNNNNNNNNNNNNNNNNNNNNNNNNNNNNNNNNNNNNNNNNNNNNNNNNNNNNNNNNNNNNNNNNNNNNNNNNNNNNNNNNNNNNNNNNNNNNNNNNNNNNNNNNNNNNNNNNNNNNNNNNNNNNNNNNNNNNNNNNNNNNNNNNNNNNNNNNNNNNNNNNNNNNNNNNNNNNNNNNNNNNNNNNNNNNNNNNNNNNNNNNNNNNNNNNNNNNNNNNNNNNNNNNNNNNNNNNNNNNNNNNNNNNNNNNNNNNNNNNNNNNNNNNNNNNNNNNNNNNNNNNNNNNNNNNNNNNNNNNNNNNNNNNNNNNNNNNNNNNNNNNNNNNNNNNNNNNNNNNNNNNNNNNNNNNNNNNNNNNNNNNNNNNNNNNNNNNNNNNNNNNNNNNNNNNNNNNNNNNNNNNNNNNNNNNNNNNNNNNNNNNNNNNNNNNNNNNNNNNNNNNNNNNNNNNNNNNNNNNNNNNNNNNNNNNNNNNNNNNNNNNNNNNNNNNNNNNNNNNNNNNNNNNNNNNNNNNNNNNNNNNNNNNNNNNNNNNNNNNNNNNNNNNNNNNNNNNNNNNNNNNNNNNNNNNNNNNNNNNNNNNNNNNNNNNNNNNNNNNNNNNNNNNNNNNNNNNNNNNNNNNNNNNNNNNNNNNNNNNNNNNNNNNNNNNNNNNNNNNNNNNNNNNNNNNNNNNNNNNNNNNNNNNNNNNNNNNNNNNNNNNNNNNNNNNNNNNNNNNNNNNNNNNNNNNNNNNNNNNNNNNNNNNNNNNNNNNNNNNNNNNNNNNNNNNNNNNNNNNNNNNNNNNNNNNNNNNNNNNNNNNNNNNNNNNNNNNNNNNNNNNNNNNNNNNNNNNNNNNNNNNNNNNNNNNNNNNNNNNNNNNNNNNNNNNNNNNNNNNNNNNNNNNNNNNNNNNNNNNNNNNNNNNNNNNNNNNNNNNNNNNNNNNNNNNNNNNNNNNNNNNNNNNNNNNNNNNNNNNNNNNNNNNNNNNNNNNNNNNNNNNNNNNNNNNNNNNNNNNNNNNNNNNNNNNNNNNNNNNNNNNNNNNNNNNNNNNNNNNNNNNNNNNNNNNNNNNNNNNNN includes:
- the LOC116001248 gene encoding uncharacterized protein DDB_G0290685-like, with the protein product MRVGAKIGRPINIDTATSLVSRASFARVCVEVDITKPLLAKFTLRNRVRPIVYEGLHLICFKCGTYGHNAEACSLNRKEVTTLSDNMDGSESPENDAGAGNSQGNDRRKTYRETTLFRPEITEDYGSWMVATKPKRNYSRNQGNGNQGGKDNGKIDQHANTKGKNSSAHQGSRFASLAENINEDEEQVTEGNSREQSAKQSQNQGTKRAAQAKGKRPTTQISEKQIMGNNMHGMHRTQHEAGETSTRRNSHKKTQGTQSNQAGAATEHTLVTGDKSGAKSTQVSETEHEDHADGMDGLELLTEHHGDPPCNELPDRPEMTSIPVDQGIPEETGVDAMEMEL